The following is a genomic window from Sphingobacterium spiritivorum.
CCTCAACAGCTGTCCAAGAGATGTATTCCAGTATATACCGTAATGATGATCAAGTTTGGAAAAACAGGAAATATAGATTCAATACAATTTTCAGATAGTGCATTTCCACAATTTGTAACTGAAGTTATTAGAATAAAAAATAATTTGAACTTTAAAAGCATTTATAATGATCTGGTCGATATAAACAGAAATAATGATATTGTATTAATCCCTATACATATTGACACTGAACAGATAGGAGGATGCAAATCTACTATCATACCGCAGGACATAGTAGATTTATTTAAGTTTTCAGGAGAAAGATTAACGGGTAATTATTTTATGTATCCGGGAATTTATTTCAAAAATTTTGTTGGGATACCCAACTATTAATATAGTAACCGTTGAGTTTATGAAAGGAATTATTCTATTATTAGTTGCTATCCTATTATTTTTAAAGGGAAGCTATGCCCAACAACCGAATAAAGATTCAAATTTTGCAGAATTCAAACGAAGCTTTGTTCTAAATTTCAAATATCCGTCAGAACTGGATAACAAATGTATTCCCACATTGACACTTATGTTTATTCATTTTTCAATTGATGGGAATGTGACAGCAATAAAATTTTCGGATAGTGCTCTCCCCCCATTTGTGAACGAAATGCTCAGAATAAAAGATAAGCTAGATTTTAAGAGTATATATAAAGCCGTAAGTAATAACAATAAGGAAAATAGAAATGTCTTGATACCTATACAGATTGATGCAGATCAGAAAGGTGATAATGGATGTTTATCAATTGTGGATGAAGAATCACTTAAAAAACTTTATTCTTTTCAAGGACAGCCAATTTCAGGCAATTATTATCTGTACAAGACCTTATATCTGATTGATCCTGCAAATTCTTTCTAAACAGTTTAAATTACTTGCATGAAACACATTTTATTTTTTACCATAAAGAGTATTATTACAACACTAATGATACTCATATATATAAATAATACCTCTGCTCAAAATATTACGAGACATGAGGGATTCGACAGTTTTTATAACAGTCTTAACACAAATTTCAAATATCCCAACCAGTTAGCTAAACGTTGCATCCCTATTTTTACAATGATGTTTGTCCAGTTTAAAAGTAACGGAGATATAGATTATATTAAATTTTCAGATAGTGCATTTTCACAATTTGTAAATGAAATATTTAGAATAAAAGACAAATTAGATTTTAAAAGTGTATATAAGGACATCGTTAAAATTGATGCCAGTAACAACTCTGTACTTATCCCTATACATATTGGTATACAATATATTAACGGCTGCAAATCTGTTATTCTTCCAAACGACCGGTTAAATCTTCTACATTTTTCCGGAGAAGAATTAGAAGGAAATATTAATATATATCCGGAAGTTTATATCAAAAATTATGTGGGACGAGTTCACTACGATTAATCAGAGTATTCTTACATAAAAGTATTTTTAAGGAGTAATTTCAGATACGAACACAATCGAGGGTAGTGTAAATTATAATCATAAAAATGGAAAAACTGGCACAAAATGCAATCCGTAGATTTACACTATTAGGTTTGTTTCTAATAATTTGTAACTCATATTTATCTGGACAGGCAAAATATTTCATAATTGAACCCAAGAAGGAAAATCAAAATTATGATTTACATACTTATAAAGTATCTACAAAAACTTTATATGGAATAGATAATAGTGTAGAACTCTATAATATTGTATATATAAATAACATCTACGATAAATATGAAGATCCAGAAAAGAACCTAATATTGTTTTCAGTACTGCCAAATTTAGAAGGCAGCAGCGATAATTGGAAAGAAATTAGCTTAGACAGTATACAATCCAAATTGCTATCTATTGGAAAGCTTAAAAACCTTTTTCAACGAAATACAATGTCTATATTCTCTGAAAAATATGGTGAAAAAACAAAGTATTTTAACGAATATAAAATAGTGATTAGAAAAGATGGAAAGTATTTTACACCTTATAATTGCCTTTTACAGTTTTATGCTATCAGAAATCGACCAGAAATCTTCAGCAATGTTTATGGAACTATCAATACTAAATTAAATCCTGTAACTGTATCAGATTTCGAATTAATATTTGAGTCTACTTATACTAAAACAGACTTTCCTATTTATACTTTACCAAATGAAACGTATGTAGCTACCCTTGACCGTCTTAGAGATAGAAGAGAATATCTTTCTAAAAAATGGGAACTTAAAGACGGAAATAGTGCATTCCAATTCTGGACATATACTGACTGGCATGAACCTGATTTTTATTATGAGTATGAAAGGGGTATTGACCGGTTTATCTATGTGCCTGACAGAGGTATAGTTGGAGGCTCTTTTGATTTTTACTTCTATTATCATCGACAAAAACTGGGCATGACAACTCTGGATTTTAAGAATAACATTAGAGAGGAAAAAGTAATGCTTGCTGAGCAATATCAGTAATAGCGTTTCATAAGAATTCTTAACATCATTAATATGAAGATCATCTCGAATTTATGATCGTTATTTAATCTGGGATCGTATTTATAATTTCCTTAGTCTATTACGTAGGATTGGTTTTTACAAAACGTTTTGTAAAACTATATCAAGAGAGCAATGAAAGTCTTAAAGAAATAGCAAATCATCTTAAAGTTATCAGCAATAAGAAATAAACTTCCTTTAAAGACTTTTCTCAGACCTGAATTACGGATAAAGATCTTTATATTTAAATCCTTTTTAATACAAGTTTATTAACATTTTAATTGGAGTATACTATGTCTTCCAATCCGGTTGTTTATTTTGAAATTCCCGTTCTTGATCTGCACCGTGCACGGACTTTCTACGAAGCGGTATTCGGTTTTGAGTTTGAGATGGATAATATTGATAACAATGAAATGGCTATCTTTCCTTTTAAAGAGGAAGAAAAGGGAATATCCGGAGCTTTAGCTAAAGGTGAGATCTATCAGCCTTCTCTGGCCGGCATTCTGGTCTATTTTTATACACAGGATATTACAAAAACACTGAATACTGCCGTCCAAAATGGTGCAGAGATACTTTATCCGGTGACCTCTAATGGTCAGTGGGGGTTTGTTGCTGAATTTAAAGATAGTGAAGGCAACAGAATAGGACTGCATCAGGCTCTTACCCATGAGGGATAATATAATATCCATAGCTTATGCTCCTGTCCATTAACGATTTCTCAGAAAAATATACCTGCACCCAGGATACAATATTGCTAAAGCCTGCAGAATTTGCTTTTGTCAGACTTCATGCTTTATCGGAGGAAGTTGTTGCTGCCCGGAATAATTTTTATTTGATTATCCTCGGTATAGAAGGACAAGGTCATGCAACCGTGTCCCGGCATCAGTTTGAGATCCGGCCTTCATCCATCTCCATCATACCAGCAGAGATCAGCTACAGTTTGCAGCATTACAGTGCAGATTTCCATGCTGTTGTCTTTGTTTTTGATAGCGCCTTCATAAAAAAAGGATTTGTCAGAAGCGAAGTCATGGACGAACTTTTATATATCAATCCGGAGTACCCCCCTATTTTTGATCTGCCGGAAGCAGATTATGAAGATACCCTGTATAAGCTAAACCGCATACAGCACGAGATCAGGTTACAATCCCCTTTCTTTCCGGACATTATCCGGCTCTATGCATTGCAGCTGCTGTATGATTACAACCGTATCTGTGAGATCTGTTTATTAAATTCAGGCACGGGGCTCAACAGACCTTTTCAGATTCTGTACGCATTCAGAAAACTGGTAGAACAGCATTTTAAAGAATGGAAAACCGTAAAGGATTATGCGGAAATATTACATATTTCTCCCAAATACCTAAGCGAATGTGTCAAAGGCCAACTGGGCGTACCTGCTATCCATATTATTCAACAGCGCATAATCCTGGAGTCTGAACTCCTGCTCAACTACGGTTCTCTGAGTATCAAAGAAATTGCGGAGGAACTGCATTTCGACACCGCTTCTCATTTTTCCAGATATTTTAAAACGGCAAAAGGCATTTCTCCAACAGAATTTCGCCAAAATCCGTAAAATTGGTACGTCATACCGTAGTATCGATATTGTACTGCAGTCCTAAACAGGTGACTTTTGTATTATTATCAAATACAATACATTTATGAAAAAATCAACATTCATTTGCCTTACTCTTATCCCTCTTCTTAGTGCTATGGTAAATAATCCTGTGTATGCACAATCCTCAACCTTGACAAAAGCAAAAATAAAAGCAGTACAATTCCGGATCGCAAGACCGACCAACAACTTAAAAGAGGTCGTCAGATTCTACAAAGAAGGCTTAGGTTTGCCAGAGATAGGCGCCTTCAAGGGACATCAGGGATACGATGGTGTCATGTTAGGGCTTCCGGACAGCGGACATCATCTCGAATTCACTCAATATGCAGACCCTGTTTCACTGCCAGCTCCTACAAAGGAAAATTTACTGGTGCTATATTATGATATTCCGGAACAGTATGAAGCAGCCAATAAAAGATTACAGGACATGAATATTCAAACTGTGGCACCTGAAAACCCATATTGGGAAGGAAAAAGTAAAACCTATGAAGATCCCGATGGCTGGCGGGTTGTTTTATTCAACGGAATATATACACCTTAGACATTTGTCTGTTAAAGGCACAAGCA
Proteins encoded in this region:
- a CDS encoding VOC family protein, with protein sequence MSSNPVVYFEIPVLDLHRARTFYEAVFGFEFEMDNIDNNEMAIFPFKEEEKGISGALAKGEIYQPSLAGILVYFYTQDITKTLNTAVQNGAEILYPVTSNGQWGFVAEFKDSEGNRIGLHQALTHEG
- a CDS encoding AraC family transcriptional regulator: MLLSINDFSEKYTCTQDTILLKPAEFAFVRLHALSEEVVAARNNFYLIILGIEGQGHATVSRHQFEIRPSSISIIPAEISYSLQHYSADFHAVVFVFDSAFIKKGFVRSEVMDELLYINPEYPPIFDLPEADYEDTLYKLNRIQHEIRLQSPFFPDIIRLYALQLLYDYNRICEICLLNSGTGLNRPFQILYAFRKLVEQHFKEWKTVKDYAEILHISPKYLSECVKGQLGVPAIHIIQQRIILESELLLNYGSLSIKEIAEELHFDTASHFSRYFKTAKGISPTEFRQNP
- a CDS encoding VOC family protein, which produces MKKSTFICLTLIPLLSAMVNNPVYAQSSTLTKAKIKAVQFRIARPTNNLKEVVRFYKEGLGLPEIGAFKGHQGYDGVMLGLPDSGHHLEFTQYADPVSLPAPTKENLLVLYYDIPEQYEAANKRLQDMNIQTVAPENPYWEGKSKTYEDPDGWRVVLFNGIYTP